One part of the Aspergillus luchuensis IFO 4308 DNA, chromosome 5, nearly complete sequence genome encodes these proteins:
- a CDS encoding putative ABC transporter (BUSCO:EOG09262G8Y;~COG:P;~EggNog:ENOG410QE9V;~InterPro:IPR027417,IPR003593,IPR003439;~SMCOG1288:ABC transporter related protein;~antiSMASH:Cluster_5.8;~go_function: GO:0005524 - ATP binding [Evidence IEA]), whose amino-acid sequence MFRLACRTRPLRSSNLVRATRSVSSVAPPLIRIQNATFYENYPTPEDAAKGRNPPLFPDFNFVLPAKSTLAGDNRGDAPQTWAVIGSGGRTQMLDVLRGQYICTPPTARSYPYLLSDEIAQKDHRLRFAGNAIQYIGFSGEGSGAIGGTRGAYLSARYESLREETDWSVRQYLKGQTSLNPLESEQDGKIHDEQLLAQIVSELRLEELLDMPVANLSNGQTRRTRIAKALLSKPELLLLDDPFMGLDPATVRSISSLLQRLAAKSDPRLVLALRPQDPLPDWITHIMVLGNSHRVLLQAPRAEAEKVFNVWKKLGSYEKPTAKENQWVHQTYEQAKESIDAGYLDRQLIWDMRLAPPQGKGRATPSFPIKGGEPLIEMDGVRVQYGDKCVLGDWTQQVHNKPQSGLHWTVRRGQRWAVLGANGSGKTTLLSLITSDHPQTYALPIRLFGRTRLPEAGKPGLSIFELQSRLGHSSPEIHAFFPRQLTIRQAIESAFAETFLAKPTLNHDRDLDVSAILRFFRAELDPDVSSISQKPTKVTTPRDLFPTLVKSDTDFYNPDHGVEYADTVRFADLSTAQQRLVLFLRALVHRPDIVILDEAFSGMPASIRDKCLNFIDHGEFVTKRVTKVHPAPEDARFRGLTDDQALVMISHVKEEIPSSVRYFMRLPSDAGEHLDFKFGTLKPGSTLSEPAVWDKAWAADFQEGAVRAGIENVPEGETVREDFEKFEWYSI is encoded by the coding sequence ATGTTCCGGCTAGCTTGCAGGACAAGGCCACTGCGGTCTTCGAACCTCGTTCGCGCCACGCGCTCCGTCTCATCCGTTGCGCCGCCGTTAATTCGGATCCAGAATGCCACATTCTACGAGAACTATCCTACTCCCGAAGATGCCGCCAAAGGCCGCaatcctcccctctttcccgaCTTCAACTTCGTATTAcccgccaaatccaccctcGCTGGGGACAACCGGGGTGATGCTCCACAGACTTGGGCGGTGATTGGCTCCGGGGGAAGAACACAGATGCTCGATGTCCTCCGTGGTCAATACATCTGCACACCGCCCACGGCGCGCAGTTATCCGTACCTCCTCAGCGACGAGATCGCCCAAAAAGATCACCGCCTACGGTTTGCGGGGAACGCAATACAATACATTGGATTCAGTGGGGAAGGTTCCGGCGCCATTGGAGGCACTCGCGGCGCCTATCTGAGTGCTCGATATGAGAGTCTTCGCGAGGAAACCGACTGGTCAGTCCGCCAATATCTCAAAGGCCAGACTTCCCTGAACCCGTTGGAATCCGAGCAGGACGGAAAGATACATGATGAGCAGCTGTTGGCACAGATTGTTTCCGAGCTCCGGCTGGAGGAATTACTCGATATGCCGGTTGCTAACTTGAGCAATGGTCAGACTAGACGGACTCGGATTGCCAAGGCCCTCCTCAGCAAGCCGGAATTGCTCCTCCTTGATGATCCGTTCATGGGCCTTGATCCCGCTACTGTCAGAAGCATCTCAAgcctcctccagcgcctGGCGGCCAAATCAGATCCCCGATTGGTTCTCGCGCTCCGGCCTCAAGACCCCCTGCCCGACTGGATCACGCATATCATGGTGCTGGGGAACTCCCACCGGGTTCTGCTCCAAGCTCCCCgcgcggaggcggagaaggtgTTCAACGTATGGAAGAAACTAGGCAGTTATGAGAAGCCTACCGCCAAGGAGAACCAGTGGGTCCACCAGACGTACGAACAGGCCAAGGAATCCATTGATGCAGGCTATCTTGATCGCCAATTGATCTGGGACATGCGGCTAGCGCCCCCACAAGGAAAGGGTCGCGCTACCCCATCCTTCCCTATCAAGGGTGGTGAACCACTGATCGAAATGGACGGCGTCCGTGTACAATACGGTGACAAATGCGTCCTGGGCGACTGGACCCAGCAGGTGCACAACAAACCACAATCTGGCCTGCACTGGACAGTCCGGCGCGGCCAGCGCTGGGCCGTGCTAGGTGCCAACGGCTCCGGCAAAAccactcttctctctctcatcacCTCGGACCATCCCCAAACCTACGCTCTTCCTATCCGCCTCTTCGGCCGCACCCGACTTCCCGAAGCCGGGAAACCAGGCCTCTCGATCTTCGAGCTCCAATCCCGTCTCGGCCACTCGTCGCCTGAAATCCacgccttcttcccccgtcAACTGACCATCCGCCAAGCCATTGAATCCGCTTTCGCGGAAACCTTCCTCGCCAAACCCACCCTTAACCATGACCGTGACCTCGACGTCAGCGCCATCCTCCGCTTCTTCCGCGCCGAACTCGACCCCGATGTCTCCAGCATCTCCCAAAAACCCACCAAAGTCACCACTCCCCGCGATCTCTTCCCCACCCTCGTCAAATCCGACACCGACTTCTACAACCCCGATCACGGAGTCGAGTACGCTGACACCGTTCGCTTCGCCGATCTGAGCACTGCTCAACAGCGCCTCGTCCTCTTTCTCCGCGCTCTCGTTCACCGACCCGATATCGTCATCCTAGACGAAGCCTTCTCCGGCATGCCTGCCTCCATCCGGGACAAGTGCCTCAACTTCATCGACCACGGCGAGTTCGTCACTAAGCGGGTGACCAAAGTCCACCCGGCACCCGAAGATGCTCGCTTCCGTGGCCTCACGGACGACCAAGCCCTGGTCATGATTTCCCatgtgaaggaggagattcCTTCCAGTGTGCGCTATTTCATGCGCCTGCCTTCCGATGCGGGGGAACACTTGGATTTCAAATTCGGCACCCTAAAGCCGGGGAGTACTCTGAGTGAGCCTGCAGTTTGGGATAAGGCTTGGGCAGCGGATTTCCAGGAAGGTGCGGTACGTGCTGGGATTGAGAATGTGCCGGAAGGGGAGACTGTGCGGGAGGATTTTGAAAAATTCGAGTGGTATTCTATATGA
- the ugd2 gene encoding putative UDP-glucose dehydrogenase Ugd1 (COG:G;~EggNog:ENOG410Q22Q;~InterPro:IPR028356,IPR028357,IPR036220,IPR036291, IPR001732,IPR014027,IPR014026,IPR017476,IPR008927;~PFAM:PF00984,PF03720;~SECRETED:SignalP(1-19);~SMCOG1152:nucleotide sugar dehydrogenase;~antiSMASH:Cluster_5.8;~go_function: GO:0003979 - UDP-glucose 6-dehydrogenase activity [Evidence IEA];~go_function: GO:0016616 - oxidoreductase activity, acting on the CH-OH group of donors, NAD or NADP as acceptor [Evidence IEA];~go_function: GO:0051287 - NAD binding [Evidence IEA];~go_process: GO:0000271 - polysaccharide biosynthetic process [Evidence IEA];~go_process: GO:0055114 - oxidation-reduction process [Evidence IEA]), giving the protein MMPFFPLLFVLASITLFFSRRRYKTIESAEPPVVVKGHTYSDSVDETELQPLESKKVEDVRSACIIGAGHVGALTAVVLASQNPHIQFSVVDNDAGLIDAWNSDRPPVFEPGLEEMLFEEISSLSLDASAVPNQSIASDSSQPRKRKLTNLTFSTNIHAGVAAADLVFLCSEISSTITIDEKERLDLSQLEFAIRAIAQVSTGHKIIVQKSTAPCGVVQRMKKILRKTASPSASFDVLSNPDFLVPGTALHDLLYPPRIIIGHIFSEDMSPGALSALKKLYIPWVSEERIITMDAWSSELGKIAANAFLAQQISSLHSLSAICESTNANINHITQTLGLPQRVGFGFGNSHLQTEVLCLVYLARELGLQQVAEYWRAVLRMNDSHNRRISQRVLSQLSGDLTEQKIAILGFTPKENNNQYSVALGLVRDLSRNGVKVGIYDPFIPAGQLENTLRASNASLETVTVAESVEAACAGCSAVILHTDWETFGHEKVRWQGIAGQMQSPKVFLDPYGVFDQFKMQQWGFKMLQVGVRQVEAK; this is encoded by the exons ATGATGCCATTCTTTCCACTACTCTTCGTCCTGGCGAGTATAACTTTGTTTTTTTCGCGACGTCGCTATAAGACCATCGAAAGTGCTGAGCCGCCGGTTGTCGTGAAGGGTCATACCTACTCTGATAGTGTGGATGAGACCGAGCTTCAGCCGTTGGAGAGTAAGAAAGTTGAGGATGTTCGGAGTGCTTGTATCATTGGCGCTGGACATGTGG GTGCATTGACGGCGGTTGTACTCGCTTCTCAGAATCCCCACATCCAGTTCAGTGTCGTTGACAACGATGCGGGCCTCATTGATGCGTGGAACTCCGATCGCCCCCCGGTGTTCGAGCCTgggctggaggagatgttgTTTGAGGAAATATCAAGCCTCAGTCTGGATGCGTCGGCTGTCCCGAATCAGTCTATAGCTTCGGATAGTAGTCAGCCTCGAAAGAGGAAACTGACGAACTTGACATTTTCTACAAACATCCACGCTGGCGTGGCTGCAGCAGACCTGGTCTTTCTATGTTCGGAGATATCCTCAACTATAACT ATTGACGAAAAGGAGCGCTTAGACCTGTCGCAGCTGGAATTTGCAATCCGAGCGATCGCTCAAGTCTCAACTGGCCACAAGATTATCGTGCAAAAGAGCACAGCGCCATGTGGTGTCGTTCAGCgaatgaagaagatt CTGCGAAAAACCGCATCTCCATCCGCTTCATTCGATGTGCTATCCAACCCCGACTTTCTAGTTCCAGGCACAGCTCTTCATGACCTCCTTTACCCTCCCCGCATCATTATCGGGCACATATTCTCGGAAGACATGTCACCCGGAGCATTAAGCGCACTAAAAAAGCTTTACATCCCATGGGTTTCAGAAGAGCGCATTATCACAATGGACGCATGGTCTTCCGAACTGGGCAAGATAGCCGCGAACGCATTTCTCGCCCAGCAAATCAGCAGTCTACACTCGCTCAGCGCTATATGCGAATCCACCAAcgccaacatcaaccacatAACCCAAACCCTGGGTCTACCGCAACGAGTCGGCTTTGGATTCGGCAACTCTCACTTGCAGACCGAGGTTCTCTGCCTAGTATATCTGGCCCGAGAGCTAGGACTACAGCAAGTGGCAGAGTACTGGCGCGCTGTCCTGCGCATGAACGATTCGCACAACCGACGTATCTCCCAACGCGTCCTGTCTCAGTTATCCGGCGATCTCACAGAGCAGAAGATTGCGATCCTGGGGTTTACCCCAAAGGAGAACAACAATCAGTATTCTGTGGCGCTGGGTCTGGTCCGGGACTTGTCGAGAAATGGGGTAAAAGTGGGAATTTATGACCCGTTCATACCTGCAGGCCAGTTGGAGAACACGCTGCGTGCGAGCAATGCGTCTCTTGAGACGGTCACAGTGGCTGAATCAGTGGAGGCGGCATGCGCGGGATGCAGTGCTGTCATTCTTCACACGGATTGGGAGACGTTCGGGCATGAGAAGGTTCGATGGCAGGGCATTGCGGGCCAGATGCAGAGCCCGAAGGTGTTCTTGGATCCGTATGGTGTGTTTGACCAGTTCAAGATGCAGCAGTGGGGATTCAAGATGTTGCAGGTGGGTGTGAGGCAGGTAGAAGCAAAGTAA
- a CDS encoding DUF3632 domain-containing protein (COG:S;~EggNog:ENOG410PS59;~InterPro:IPR022085;~PFAM:PF12311;~antiSMASH:Cluster_5.8): MEGLNEESLPRPEYPVIDELIQNPAVSPAEAVQNLLRVREVLHQERQESESPSDIDGNHTWYAMTKVVDTANITPPDQQDKLIDFIFELQRTKVIDPVTGEEPTAVDLKLWTEVPYLSIYLTDFYYFNFKPEYARQIDEDPQKEYPPSDLQEWENRNAFMAHLTRRAEYLCHYFDASLYAFYSCRSAFEEGPLIEEAVRTACIWYIYAGQRVWENCQVGRLFGDEDQTPRRDMNMDRWRLWKDGLRAAQREYPRESTQEMIRKALEEIEKAEHGK, from the exons ATGGAAGGCCTCAATGAAGAATCACTTCCCCGACCGGAATATCCAGTCATCGATGAGCTGATTCAAAACCCCGCTGTCTCTCCCGCCGAGGCAGTCCAGAATCTCCTTCGCGTTCGCGAGGTCTTACATCAGGAGAGACAGGAATCCGAATCACCCTCTGATATCGATGGTAATCACACGTGGTATGCCATGACGAAAGTTGTGGATACCGCAAACATCACTCCACCAGATCAGCAGGACAAACTCATCGACTTCATTTTCGAGCTACAACGTACCAAGGTCATTGATCCCGTCACAGGCGAAGAGCCAACAGCCGTTGATCTCAAGCTATGGACTGAGGTTCCATACCTGAGCATATATTTGACTGATTTCTACTATTTCAATTTCAAGCCTG AATATGCCCGCCAGATAGATGAGGATCCCCAGAAGGAGTATCCTCCAAGTGACCTTCAGGAATGGGAGAACCGGAATGCCTTCATGGCGCACCTTACGAGAAGAGCAGAATACCTCTGCCATTATTTCGACGCATCGCTGTATGCATTCTATTCGTGTCGATCAGCGTTTGAGGAAGGGCCGTTGATAGAGGAGGCCGTACGCACGGCATGTATTTGGTATATATACGCCGGTCAGCGCGTATGGGAGAACTGTCAGGTTGGACGGCTCTTTGGGGATGAGGACCAAACTCCGCGCCGAGACATGAATATGGATAGATGGCGCCTTTGGAAAGATGGACTGAGGGCGGCACAGCGGGAGTATCCTAGGGAAAGTACGCAGGAGATGATACGGAAGGCGTTGgaagagattgagaaagCAGAACACGGAAAGTAA
- a CDS encoding uncharacterized protein (COG:S;~EggNog:ENOG410PKRC;~TransMembrane:2 (i73-93o136-154i);~antiSMASH:Cluster_5.8), which yields MAKSARRGPKGKASVTPSATSSGTSTPGSQTGPIPPFVRAPESLKPLLDSLSPREVYLIHVDTCPVDIKKQTFIVPCAINAIVVGFLALRVYMVRNMYPAMIAALVGMNNSMTVDTTTMDWTKVFMVALRRIGTVLFDYFLFTMFLAWPIRFLFGAVRWRRNIGFQPHEIIVRRSQPDMTQGLKRDRWIREDEETRDKIVAAVTPERIRKTGYLLIDQDFDLDYNAMIKAHEMVDNPKSDDKVSLEEFRTAVLVNTDAHGWLIWHVGDENERSNPETINIPADPARSAQRDQILVFKDKLTAMGKEDLFYRWVELVQYESTQPGGFTPERQQSAMLQVKQLFEENDVDFSKFWEDVGGLEEFTEQLD from the coding sequence ATGGCCAAATCCGCCAGGCGAGGccccaagggcaaggcctCAGTTACTCCCTCCGCAACCTCGTCGGGAACTTCTACTCCTGGCTCGCAAACTGGCCCTATCCCTCCGTTCGTTCGAGCTCCGGAATCTCTGAAACCGCTCCTCGACTCGCTTTCTCCGCGCGAAGTCTACCTTATCCACGTCGATACCTGCCCGGTGGACATCAAGAAACAAACCTTTATCGTTCCTTGTGCAATCAATGCCATTGTTGTCGGTTTCCTTGCTCTCCGAGTCTACATGGTCCGCAACATGTATCCCGCCATGATAGCAGCGCTGGTCGGGATGAACAACTCTATGACGGTGGACACAACGACAATGGACTGGACCAAAGTTTTCATGGTGGCTCTACGTCGCATAGGAACTGTTCTTTTTGATTACTTCCTGTTTACTATGTTCCTGGCCTGGCCTATCCGCTTCCTCTTCGGGGCAGTCAGATGGCGACGCAACATCGGCTTCCAGCCACACGAGATTATTGTTCGGCGAAGCCAACCTGACATGACTCAGGGCCTCAAACGTGATCGCTGGATCCGTGAAGACGAGGAAACACGAGACAAGATCGTTGCGGCGGTCACGCCGGAGCGTATCAGAAAGACGGGATACCTACTTATAGATCAGGACTTCGACCTCGATTACAACGCCATGATCAAGGCTCACGAGATGGTCGACAATCCGAAATCGGACGATAAGGTCTCATTGGAAGAGTTCCGCACGGCAGTTTTGGTGAACACGGATGCCCATGGCTGGTTGATCTGGCATGTCGGAGATGAGAACGAAAGGAGTAACCCCGAAACAATCAATATCCCAGCCGACCCGGCCCGATCTGCCCAAAGAGACCAGATCTTGGTGTTTAAGGACAAATTGACCGCCATGGGCAAGGAGGACCTTTTCTACCGGTGGGTTGAGTTGGTCCAATACGAGAGTACCCAGCCGGGCGGGTTCACGCCGGAAAGGCAACAGTCTGCCATGCTTCAGGTAAAGCAGCTCTTCGAAGAAAACGATGTCGATTTCTCCAAGTTCTGGGAGGATGTGGGTGGATTGGAGGAGTTCACCGAGCAGCTTGATTAG
- a CDS encoding TPR domain protein (COG:S;~EggNog:ENOG410PMXJ;~InterPro:IPR011990,IPR040201;~TransMembrane:1 (i88-109o);~antiSMASH:Cluster_5.8;~go_function: GO:0005515 - protein binding [Evidence IEA]): MLGAASRRAVAIPRTLAHRHHQHAFSSSSFSTRTIPSILRSRPTGAAPTSLLRTVQATTIQTRPLSFAQKMKRGYQEASRGIWRNNPILLPLALLSVATATAIFSYIAYKEATEVGPQYHKFPPPVAERLRTAIYYTDVKLNPVKAIDAYSEAIKLAAELQMHPYSDEVMGIRLQVTKCLEMAGLVPAAIQVLEKTRADAYHWVKTNMETEAFKRGESDYYFARGPSAEKGELAAEPMKVDPAIAESYEKMKQAEIYEYEQVEKTLAKVVGMSVKLAELYKSDHIQDDKKAEEALEFAVQLSLGEVQRRHQAKVPIGGGNWLTLTEIGTALSELGQHYASKGKLDLSLPLYLRAFDLINANEGGVPSCKQVTLMYNISGCIGYPALDGVAPSSDPGVSRAEAIEAARKWAQGAIERAEKVEPSEDSVECHYSCASAKVMLGQLAVFHNKPEEALKYYYEAKDLYNRLELSSDAEDVSRLIKDLEKKKK, translated from the coding sequence ATGTTAGGCGCAGCATCCCGGCGCGCTGTCGCCATTCCAAGGACCCTTGcacatcgccatcatcaacatgcattctcatcctcgtcattcTCGACACGCACAATACCCTCCATCCTCCGTTCACGGCCGACGGGTGCTGCTCCTACATCTCTCCTACGAACCgtccaagccaccaccatccagaCTCGTCCCCTCTCCTTCgcgcagaagatgaagcgcGGTTACCAGGAAGCCTCCCGTGGAATTTGGCGCAATAACCccattctccttcccctcgcACTCCTCTCCGTCGCCACCGCAACCGCAATCTTTAGCTACATCGCCTACAAGGAAGCCACAGAAGTCGGCCCGCAATACCACAAGTTCCCGCCACCGGTTGCAGAACGTCTCCGTACGGCAATCTACTATACCGACGTGAAGCTGAATCCCGTCAAAGCTATCGACGCATATAGCGAGGCAATCAAGTTAGCAGCGGAACTGCAAATGCACCCTTACTCGGACGAAGTGATGGGAATCAGGTTGCAGGTAACCAAGTGTCTAGAGATGGCGGGGCTAGTGCCAGCTGCTATTCAAGTCTTGGAGAAGACACGAGCAGATGCATATCACTGGGTGAAGACGAATATGGAGACAGAGGCATTCAAAAGGGGGGAAAGCGATTATTACTTTGCCCGCGGGCCCTCCGCAGAGAAAGGCGAATTGGCCGCTGAGCCAATGAAGGTCGACCCCGCCATTGCAGAGTCAtacgagaagatgaagcaggcGGAGATCTATGAGTATGAACAAGTAGAGAAGACTCTCGCCAAGGTTGTGGGTATGTCCGTAAAGCTCGCGGAACTATATAAGAGTGATCATATCCAGGATGACAAAAAGGCCGAAGAGGCGCTCGAATTTGCCGTTCAACTATCCCTCGGCGAAGTGCAACGTCGACACCAAGCCAAGGTCCCCATCGGCGGTGGCAACTGGTTGACTCTAACGGAGATCGGAACCGCTCTATCCGAGTTGGGCCAACACTATGCCTCCAAGGGGAAGTTGGACCTTTCTTTGCCGTTGTATCTGCGCGCCTTTGACCTCATCAATGCCAATGAAGGCGGGGTTCCATCATGCAAGCAGGTCACCCTCATGTACAACATCAGTGGCTGTATCGGCTACCCAGCTCTAGACGGTGTCGCACCATCGTCGGACCCCGGTGTTTCGCGTGCTGAGGCTATCGAGGCCGCACGCAAGTGGGCTCAAGGCGCGATCGAGAGGGCTGAGAAGGTCGAACCTTCCGAAGATTCTGTGGAGTGCCATTACAGCTGTGCGTCGGCTAAGGTTATGCTGGGACAGTTGGCAGTGTTCCATAATAAACCTGAGGAGGCACTGAAGTATTATTATGAGGCCAAGGATCTTTACAACCGCCTAGAACTTAGTTCTGATGCGGAGGATGTCTCAAGGCTGATTAAGGATctcgaaaagaagaagaaatga
- a CDS encoding uncharacterized protein (COG:S;~EggNog:ENOG410PU4B;~antiSMASH:Cluster_5.8), with amino-acid sequence MLTPIRVRGRRRKYPDDGAPKPKPSGPKGGRPMISHQTKLESSQARSHKRARLLVVKPTKPRQSILESLPVELIEKIFLYSLNVNFARCSSALGATVSSERIYRALILLAFWDDSSATTGVRSQAPEAAISRILRPVDYHPLSHAERRHLQDTILRCKWCTIQRLLAQLPDLMNLTIQRHWFGAGISMAPYDQESLTRFLAQKEDTRVFEGTDSNGANHYTLTVAPLVSVTITHHETNQSTTYPVLGVLLIPDKLVEDLSSHDHVTYLELLRIASGLNRADLVKPTVSVSHESLQIGIHNALIENNTAALSTLLKIDEYHFRSENQSLNPTTAVPYVLPAEHFRTAVRFARHDTTFFQLLVRASAESVPADDSEITEWAVSLNNAFGRWLLILMEHLPQQIRAAHANPAEDAVFYLGRANGQRELARRYLREVLGLEELGCWMEETMFDASALWKVDVD; translated from the coding sequence ATGCTCACGCCCATACGGGTTCGCGGTCGCAGGAGAAAATACCCTGATGATGGAGCCCCCAAACCAAAACCCAGTGGACCCAAGGGTGGGCGACCCATGATATCTCACCAGACCAAGCTCGAATCATCTCAGGCGCGAAGCCACAAACGAGCTCGTCTACTCGTCGTCAAACCCACCAAACCCCGGCAATCGATCCTGGAATCCCTCCCCGTCGAGTTGATTGAAAAGATCTTCCTATACTCTCTCAATGTGAACTTTGCTCGCTGTTCCTCAGCCCTAGGCGCAACCGTTTCGAGTGAGCGCATATACAGAGCGTTGATCCTGTTGGCGTTTTGGGATGACTCGTCTGCTACTACAGGAGTTAGAAGTCAGGCCCCAGAGGCCGCAATATCCAGGATTCTCCGACCTGTCGATTACCACCCTCTCAGCCATGCGGAGCGGAGACACCTCCAGGACACCATCCTTCGCTGCAAATGGTGCACAATACAGCGGCTTCTGGCGCAGCTACCGGACCTTATGAACCTCACCATTCAACGACACTGGTTCGGTGCAGGAATCAGCATGGCCCCATATGATCAAGAATCATTGACCCGATTCCTCGCTCAGAAAGAAGACACTCGCGTCTTCGAAGGAACCGACAGCAACGGTGCCAATCACTACACCCTTACTGTAGCACCCCTAGTCTCAGTAACAATCACCCACCAtgaaaccaaccaatcaacaACCTACCCCGTCCTAGGCGTTCTTCTTATCCCCGATAAACTCGTTGAAGACCTCTCTAGCCATGATCACGTCACCTACCTCGAACTCCTCCGCATAGCCAGCGGTTTGAACCGCGCCGACCTCGTCAAACCGACTGTCTCTGTGTCCCATGAATCCCTGCAAATCGGCATCCACAATGCCCTCATCGAAAACAACACAGCCGCTTtatccaccctcctcaagATCGATGAATACCACTTCCGCAGCGAGAACCAGTCCCTCAATCCAACTACTGCTGTTCCATACGTCCTCCCCGCAGAACATTTTCGCACGGCTGTCCGGTTCGCCCGGCATGACACGacgttcttccagcttctcgtGCGCGCTAGTGCGGAGTCTGTTCCGGCCGATGATTCGGAGATTACAGAATGGGCTGTGAGCTTGAATAACGCATTTGGGCGCTGGCTGTTGATTTTGATGGAGCATTTGCCGCAGCAGATTCGGGCCGCACATGCGAACCCGGCGGAAGATGCAGTGTTTTACCTGGGCCGGGCGAACGGACAGAGAGAGCTGGCAAGACGGTACTTGAGAGAGGTATTGGGTCTGGAAGAGTTGGGAtgttggatggaggagacgatGTTTGATGCGTCAGCGCTGTGGAAGGTGGACGTCGACTGA